In Musa acuminata AAA Group cultivar baxijiao chromosome BXJ3-9, Cavendish_Baxijiao_AAA, whole genome shotgun sequence, a single genomic region encodes these proteins:
- the LOC135648395 gene encoding cytochrome b561 and DOMON domain-containing protein At2g04850-like yields MSPSFLLLLLFLLGFTTTPATTRCTTATFTKTYQKCVTLPTQGASLAWTYHPFNATLDLAFSGTFISPSGWVAWGLNPDSPAMTGAHALVAFPDPSSGGLLLLPFVLDPSVRIQNAPLVSRPFGLRLLSSSAVLRGSRSPSDGSAVLIFATLWLSPNHTRVHHVWNRGLYVQGRSPTIHPTAPSDLASRATIDAASTAAETAPQAPDALRSSHAALNAASWGLLLPAGVAVARYLGHRASRGPSWLYAHAATQIAGLLLGTAGFAIGIVMGNRPRGAEHRLHRGLGVAAFVTAALQSAALLFQPKATNRFRKYWKSYHHLVGYGCAVVGVANVFQGFDVMGLGRSYWKLAYCLALSTLAGVCVALEVNSWVVFCRNAEEEEETTTTTTREGDSMEGGRASSSQKQGLMNCYCWTPTKMRIVLNELSGVLGMNARTPSTGGILLDCD; encoded by the exons ATGTCCCCTTCTTTCTTACTCCTCCTGCTGTTCCTCCTTGGCTTCACCACGACTCCCGCGACCACCCGCTGCACCACCGCGACCTTCACCAAGACCTACCAGAAGTGTGTCACCCTCCCCACTCAAGGGGCATCCTTGGCCTGGACATACCACCCCTTCAACGCCACCCTCGACCTCGCCTTCTCCGGCACCTTCATCTCCCCCTCCGGTTGGGTTGCGTGGGGCCTCAACCCCGACTCGCCCGCCATGACCGGCGCCCACGCCCTCGTTGCCTTTCCCGATCCCTCCTCCGgcggtctcctcctcctccccttcgttCTCGACCCGTCCGTCAGGATCCAGAACGCCCCGCTCGTCTCCCGCCCCTTCGGCCTCCGTCTTCTCTCTTCCTCCGCCGTCCTCCGCGGCTCCCGCTCCCCCAGCGACGGCTCTGCCGTCCTTATCTTCGCCACCCTCTGGCTCTCCCCCAACCACACCCGCGTCCACCACGTGTGGAACCGCGGCCTCTACGTCCAGGGCCGCTCCCCGACCATCCACCCGACCGCGCCCTCTGACCTCGCCTCCCGCGCCACCATCGACGCTGCGTCCACTGCAGCCGAGACGGCGCCGCAGGCGCCAGACGCGCTCCGGTCGTCCCACGCCGCGCTGAACGCCGCGTCGTGGGGGCTCCTCCTGCCGGCGGGTGTCGCGGTGGCCCGCTACCTGGGGCATCGCGCGTCGCGTGGACCGTCATGGCTCTACGCGCACGCGGCAACGCAGATCGCCGGCTTACTGCTTGGCACCGCAGGGTTCGCGATCGGGATCGTGATGGGCAACCGCCCGCGGGGCGCGGAGCACCGGCTGCACCGAGGACTGGGGGTCGCGGCGTTCGTGACGGCGGCACTGCAATCAGCGGCGCTGCTGTTCCAGCCGAAGGCCACCAACAGGTTCCGCAAGTACTGGAAGTCGTACCACCACTTGGTGGGCTACGGGTGCGCGGTGGTGGGGGTGGCGAACGTGTTCCAGGGGTTCGACGTGATGGGGCTCGGCCGGTCGTACTGGAAGCTGGCCTACTGCCTGGCACTGTCGACGTTGGCCGGCGTCTGCGTTGCGTTGGAGGTTAATTCGTGGGTGGTGTTCTGCAGGAatgcggaggaggaagaggagacgacGACAACGACGACAAGAGAAGGTGATTCGATGGAGGGAGGAAGGGCATCGAGTTCTCAAAAGCAAG GCTTAATGAACTGTTATTGCTGGACACCGACCAAGATGAGGATCGTGCTTAACGAGTTATCCGGCGTATTGGGCATGAATGCAAGGACTCCGTCTACTGGTGGTATATTGTTGGATTGCGACTAG